A genomic stretch from Erigeron canadensis isolate Cc75 chromosome 9, C_canadensis_v1, whole genome shotgun sequence includes:
- the LOC122583957 gene encoding glycolipid transfer protein 1-like: MEETVFTPAIEGMKHLKSDHGDILTKPFLDVCRVLLPILDKFGAAMAVVKSDISGNISRLDSKYNENPTRFNYLYALVQAEVETKTAKNSSSCTNGLLWLTRAMDFLVELFRNLYQHQDWSMQQACNDSYGKTLKKWHGWIASSSFTVAIKLVPDRKKFMEIIAGKGDTYADMDKFCASFSPVLIQIHKFLHSCGLDSMKAA, encoded by the exons ATGGAAGAAACTGTGTTCACGCCTGCAATAGAAGGAATGAAGCATTTGAAGTCTGATCATGGAGATATCTTGACCAAACCATTCTTGGATGTTTGTAGAGTGTTGCTGCCTATTCTAG ATAAATTTGGAGCTGCAATGGCTGTAGTGAAATCTGATATAAGTGGAAATATCTCG AGATTGGATTCTAAGTATAATGAAAATCCAACTAGATTCAACTACTTATATGCTCTTGTACAAGCTGAGGTTGAAACAAAAACTGCAAAGAATTCATCAAGTTGCACCAATGGTCTTCTTTGGCTAACAAG AGCAATGGATTTCTTGGTGGAGTTGTTCCGTAACTTATACCAACATCAAGATTGGTCAATGCAACAAGCCTGCAATGACTCTTACGGCAAGACTTTGAAGAAATGGCATGGCTGGATAGCAAGCTCAAGCTTTACA GTTGCCATAAAGTTAGTTCCTGATAGGAAAAAGTTCATGGAGATCATAGCTGGCAAGGGAGATACATATGCCGACATGGACAAGTTTTGTGCATCATTTTCACCGGTTTTGATTCAAATTCACAAATTCCTG CATTCATGTGGCTTGGATTCTATGAAGGCTGCATGA